One Mycolicibacter sp. MU0083 DNA window includes the following coding sequences:
- a CDS encoding pyridoxamine 5'-phosphate oxidase family protein yields the protein MAMSVDERELFLSEPHIAALSVHAGPDRGPLTVPMWYQYSPGGEPWVLTAANARKAELIRAAGRFSLMVERTEPTLRYVSVEGAVSRIEPGTDDHHIELAHRYLPAERAERYLQFALKLGDQVVIRLRPEHWLSSDMGAI from the coding sequence ATGGCAATGTCCGTCGACGAGCGCGAGCTGTTTCTGTCCGAACCACACATCGCTGCGTTATCGGTGCACGCCGGGCCGGACCGGGGGCCGCTGACGGTACCGATGTGGTACCAGTACTCCCCCGGTGGCGAGCCCTGGGTGCTGACCGCGGCGAACGCACGCAAAGCGGAGCTGATCCGGGCGGCCGGCCGGTTTTCGCTGATGGTGGAGCGCACCGAGCCGACCCTGCGCTACGTCAGCGTGGAGGGGGCGGTCAGCCGCATCGAGCCCGGCACCGATGACCACCACATCGAGCTGGCACATCGCTACCTGCCGGCCGAACGCGCCGAACGCTACCTGCAGTTCGCGTTGAAGCTGGGTGATCAGGTGGTCATCCGCCTGCGTCCCGAGCACTGGCTGTCGTCGGACATGGGCGCGATCTAG
- a CDS encoding class I SAM-dependent methyltransferase, with amino-acid sequence MTARQKLFRAMYRAGFTPWDGHALARGLRNLVEGGPEMALPPGTALDLGCGTGDDAIYLAQNGWTVTGVDFAPRALEAARDKADAGKVSVRFVCADIAELAAADVGGDFALVIDSGCIHGMNDKDRIAYARSVDAVTTAQSRMLIIGVVPGALFGVRGIDEAELARLFAPKWELVAAADEPSFLPAGSGQPVRHYLLARRD; translated from the coding sequence ATGACCGCCAGGCAGAAGCTGTTCCGTGCCATGTATCGGGCGGGGTTCACCCCCTGGGACGGCCACGCCCTGGCCCGCGGACTGCGCAACCTGGTCGAGGGCGGCCCCGAGATGGCGCTGCCGCCGGGCACGGCCCTGGATCTGGGGTGCGGCACCGGCGACGACGCCATCTACCTGGCGCAGAACGGTTGGACCGTCACCGGCGTCGACTTCGCCCCGCGGGCGCTGGAGGCCGCCCGCGACAAGGCCGACGCCGGGAAGGTCTCGGTCCGTTTCGTGTGCGCCGACATCGCCGAGCTGGCTGCCGCCGACGTCGGCGGGGACTTCGCGCTGGTCATCGACAGCGGCTGTATCCACGGCATGAACGACAAGGACCGCATCGCCTACGCCCGGTCGGTCGATGCGGTGACCACGGCGCAGTCGCGGATGCTGATCATCGGCGTCGTTCCCGGCGCATTGTTCGGGGTCCGCGGTATCGACGAGGCCGAGCTCGCGCGGCTGTTCGCGCCGAAGTGGGAGTTGGTGGCGGCCGCCGACGAACCGAGCTTTCTGCCGGCCGGCAGCGGACAGCCGGTGCGGCACTATCTGCTGGCCCGCCGGGACTGA